The Coccidioides posadasii str. Silveira chromosome 3, complete sequence genome contains a region encoding:
- the PAN3 gene encoding PAB-dependent poly(A)-specific ribonuclease subunit 3 (BUSCO:190832at4751~EggNog:ENOG410PHHT~COG:A~BUSCO:2587at33183), which yields MASAGKPNIDDGRRGTSSPKLKGRDHAKDTLCRNVTIYGRCRYEDKGCVFNHDPSRVNEAQHPERSSSKKRFNVDSPSFTPSATPLNGSSGLKKSATISPKAANAAPFLPKGVLSRSNAATPQSQPETSTPEWSIGEIQDFVPQGFDSSHVETIHGHGNGVLSTPAYDPFVSSSTPLGASGAVTHQVQPNPYSHDPSAIGGAAFFGAQNAFQQPVQYHLYAPIGPHNQNILGYQRNIHDLFLPNSFREELQKKAAATLQTLPNSQLPTQIDYFHSLVPLDLSHQKNAAIFGYPSWVYKAQSSKDGNFYALRRLEGFRLTNEKAIRSVQNWKRVSCGSVVTVHDAFTNRSFQDSSLIFVTDYHPLSKTLAEQHLADGQGRYQGRHTSGHIPEQILWSYVTQIANALKAIHSAGLAARVIEPSKILLTGKNRIRLNACGILDVVQFDSQRPLADLQHQDLVNFGQLILTLGANSPSLMHNPTKATEHFNRSYSAQLNNSVYWLLSGMQKDQERTIDIFISGISSQLMSTFDSSLHLDDQLISDLSRELENARLVRLLSKLNFINERPEYEHDRQWSENGERYFLKLFRDYVFHQVDAQNVPVVDLGHVLTCLNKLDAGTDEKVTLISRDEQSCFIVSYKELKKAVEASFQALLKPARRI from the exons ATGGCTTCGGCGGGCAAACCGAACATCGACGATGGCAGACGGGGCACCAGTTCTCCGAAGCTTAAAGGACGCG ATCACGCGAAAGACACACTATGTCGAAATGTGACCATATACGGCCGCTGTCGTTACGAAGATAAAG GCTGCGTATTCAACCATGATCCGTCACGGGTCAATGAGGCCCAGCATCCGGAAAG AAGTAGCAGCAAGAAGCGCTTTAATGTGGACTCACCCAGCTTCACACCATCCGCTACTCCCCTCAATGGCTCCTCCGGCTTAAAGAAGTCCGCTACCATCTCTCCAAAGGCCGCCAATGCTGCGCCGTTTCTTCCCAAAGGGGTTCTTTCGA GATCAAATGCTGCTACGCCTCAGAGCCAACCGGAGACCTCTACACCTGAGTGGTCCATAGGCGAGATCCAAGATTTCGTTCCGCAAGGGTTCGACTCTTCGCATGTT GAAACCATACATGGACACGGCAATGGAGTCCTTTCAACTCCTGCTTATGATCCGTttgtctcttcttccacaCCGTTGGGAGCTTCTGGTGCTGTCACCCATCAGGTGCAGCCTAACCCATACTCCCACGATCCATCTGCGATCGGCGGGGCGGCCTTTTTTGGAGCCCAAAACGCGTTCCAGCAGCCG GTTCAATACCACTTGTATGCCCCAATTGGACCACATAATCAAAATATTTTAGGTTACCAAAGGAACATCCATGACCTGTTTCTTCCCAATTCCTTTCGAGAGGAATTGCAAAAGAAAGCTGCAGCTACCCTTCAGACACTACCTA ATTCGCAGCTCCCTACCCAGATAGATTACTTTCACTCTCTTGTCCCGCTTGATCTCTCCCATCAGAAGAACGCTGCCATTTTTGGGTACCCGAGTTGGGTTTATAAGGCTCAATCCAGCAAAGATGGAAACTTTTACGCTCTCAGGCGTCTGGAAG GTTTCCGTTTGACAAATGAAAAAGCGATCCGATCAGTGCAGAACTGGAAAAGAGTGAGCTGTGGCAGCGTGGTCACTGTGCACGATGCCTTTACCAATCGAAGTTTCCAAGATAGCTCCTTGATCTTCGTTACTGACTACCATCCGTTATCTAAAACCCTGGCGGAGCAGCATTTAGCCGATGGGCAAGGTCGCTACCAGGGTCGTCATACCTCCGGGCATATTCCAGAGCAAATTCTTTGGAGCTATGTGACGCAAATTGCGAATGCCCTGAAAGCGATTCATAGCGCGGGTCTTGCTGCTCGCGTCATCGAACCAAGCAAAATTCTGCTTACCGGGAAGAATCGAATTAGATTGAATGCGTGCGGCATTTTGGACGTTGTGCAATTCGATTCTCAGCGACCCCTGGCTGATTTGCAACATCAAGACCTCGTTAACTTCGGACAATTAATCCTCACACTCGGGGCCAACTCGCCTTCACTAATGCATAACCCAACGAAAGCCACGGAGCATTTCAACCGCAGTTACAGCGCTCAGCTCAACAATTCCGTCTACTGGCTGCTCAGTGGTATGCAAAAAGATCAAGAACGGACTATCGATATATTTATCTCCGGTATATCTTCACAACTTATGTCGACCTTTGATTCGTCGCTTCATCTTGACGACCAACTTATTTCCGATCTAAGCCGGGAATTAGAAAATGCCCGGCTCGTCCGCTTGCTCTCCAAACTCAACTTCATCAACGAACGACCAGAATACGAACACGATCGTCAATGGTCAGAAAATGGAGAACGTTATTTCCTAAAATTATTCCGCGATTATGTGTTCCACCAAGTCGATGCGCAGAATGTACCTGTGGTGGATCTAGGTCACGTATTGACCTGTTTGAATAAATTGGATGCGGGAACCGATGAGAAAGTTACCTTAATCAGCCGCGATGAGCAGTCGTGTTTCATTGTGTCGTACAAGGAGCTGAAGAAAGCTGTAGAAGCGTCTTTCCAGGCGCTTCTCAAACCAGCGCGGAGAATCTGA
- a CDS encoding uncharacterized protein (CAZy:GH13_5~CAZy:GH13~CAZy:GH13_2~CAZy:GH13_36~CAZy:GH13_6~CAZy:GH13_1~EggNog:ENOG410PINX~COG:G~BUSCO:4663at33183) translates to MLQAFEWNTPADHQHWKRLTAALDWFKEIGVTAIWIPPGCKGMAPARNGYDIYDLYDIGEFDQKGSVPTKWGSKEELQDLANKAEEMNIKILWDAVLNHKAGADRTETCQAVRVDSDDRNCTHGNKPIEIESWLGFEFPGRGNVYSSMKYHWYHFNGIDHNLKTGIRGIYKIIGDGRKNWASDVSKERGNFDYLMFANIDFSNEDVKDDVKNWIQWLSEQVPIGGLRLDAVKHYSRSFLIEFILHIKNRVGLDWFFVAEYWKNDINELLTYLEQTKNLVSLFDVPLAHNISRLSRARKPDLRKVFHETLLKKRPEYAVTFVTNHDTQLGQSLELPVEQWFKPLAYALILLRKEGYPCLFYGDLYGINAGFLNAAEGPLPNLGSLALGRSLYAYGSQRDYFFQKHCIGFVRYGDADHPSGLACVMSSTRRSFKFMYVGRNHAGEKWTEIYGQYGGSVKINRLGYGSFGVMPKSVSIWVSSEAQGRDKFPVKNAHQFR, encoded by the exons ATGCTCCAAGCATTCGAGTGGAACACTCCGGCTGATCACCAGCACTGGAAGCGTCTGACTGCGGCTCTTGACTGGTTCAAAGAGATTGGTGTTACCGCTATATGGATTCCTCCGGGTTGCAAGGGAATGGCTCCTGCCCGTAATGGCTACGACATCTATGATCTTTACGACATCGGCGAGTTTGACCAGAAAGGCTCAGTGCCCACGAAATGGGGATCAAAGGAGGAGCTGCAGGACTTGGCCAACAAGGCCGAGGAAATGAATATAAAGATCCTGTGGGATGCAGTGCTCAACCACAAGGCCGGCGCAGACAGGACAGAGACATGCCAGGCGGTTAGGGTGGATTCAGATG ATCGAAATTGCACCCATGGGAACAAGCCGATAGAAATCGAATCTTGGCTTGGATTCGAGTTTCCCGGGCGCGGCAATGTCTACAGTTCGATGAAATATCATTGGTACCATTTTAACGGTATCGACCACAACCTTAAAACGGGAATTAGAGGTATCTATAAAATTATTGGCGACGGCCGGAAAAACTGGGCCTCAGACGTGAGCAAAGAACGAGGGAACTTCGATTATCTCATGTTTGCAAATATCGACTTTTCTAATGAGGATGTCAAAGATGATGTTAAGAATTGGATTCAGTGGCTCAGTGAGCAGGTTCCCATCGGCGGGCTTAGGCTTGATGCTGTGAAACACTACTCACGGTCTTTTCTTATCGAGTTTATCCTCCACATAAAGAATCGAGTTGGACTGGACTGGTTTTTCGTCGCCGAGTATTGGAAAAATGACATAAATGAGCTCTTGACCTATTTGGAACAGACGAAGAATTTGGTATCCCTCTTCGATGTGCCGTTGGCCCACAATATTTCTAGACTTTCCCGGGCGAGGAAACCCGACCTCAGGAAGGTATTCCACGAAACCTTGCTGAAAAAGCGGCCCGAGTATGCCGTA ACGTTTGTGACGAACCATGACACG CAACTAGGGCAGTCATTGGAG CTTCCAGTGGAGCAATGGTTTAAGCCCCTTGCTTATGCATTGATACTCCTCCGCAAAGAAGGGTATCCGTGTCTTTTCTATGGCGACCTTTATGGTATCAACGCTGGTTTTCTAAATGCGGCTGAAGGCCCGTTGCCCAACTTGGGGTCTCTGGCACTTGGGCGCAGCCTTTACGCTTACGGATCGCAACGTGACTACTTTTTTCAAAAGCACTGCATTG GTTTCGTAAGATACGGGGATGCTGATCACCCATCCGGTCTTGCTTGCGTTATGAGCAGCACGAGGCGCTCGTTTAAATTCATGTACGTCGGAAGAAATCATGCGGGGGAAAAGTGGACCGAGATCTATGGGCAATATGGTGGTTCCGTTAAGATCAACCGCCTGGGTTACGGTAGCTTTGGAGTTATGCCCAAGAGTGTGAGCATTTGGGTTAGTTCAGAGGCCCAAGGCAGGGACAAATTCCCTGTCAAAAATGCGCATCAATTCAGGTAG
- a CDS encoding uncharacterized protein (EggNog:ENOG410PK2N~COG:G~TransMembrane:12 (i85-112o124-142i154-176o182-201i213-236o242-270i317-336o356-377i398-417o423-450i471-488o494-513i)), with protein sequence MSGIGVRTVGGHKEMGASMVAATETILSQSSSGTSIDGVNGRICSPVDGGESGGYKFRRVASKMVVSFSSQDPENPVNWSMRKKLFVLTSGVLGVLNSTLGSSLPSGAVLYIARDFGIEGSEQLALPISMFLIGYVVGPIICGSLSEAYGRKPIIVGGFMGFMAFTLACAVCQNWASLLVLRLLVGVVASAPVAVVGGLFADIHDDPRERGRVMAYFMAATTIGPVAAPFISGYVAVVSWRWAFWVGLIFAGITLPFVVFMPETYAPILLQRRAKKLRQETGNNNIVAPIDLEKRDLKATLTVTLTRPIRMLVYESIVLFSCLYLAMVYAIFFLFFQAYPVIFQGIYHMSPGESGLMYLMIGGGAFISLGIFLWWDSILYKAKARGASWAAVEEYRRLPLACLGGPLYVIALFWLGWTAKPEIHWVVPALSGIPFGMGFLLIFMAILNYISDAYETFSASAQSAASCTRSIFGAALPIAAVPMFNKLGPNWSCSLLAFCSLVMSVIPFTYIKYGTRIRANSKFCQHLKELKEQRRREEEDEARCDRAKNDEKALSLDAVEKVL encoded by the exons ATGTCAGGCATTGGGGTTAGAACTGTTGGTGGACACAAGGAAATGGGAGCGAGTATGGTGGCAGCCACAG AAACTATTCTTTCGCAAAGTTCGTCCGGGACTTCAATCGACGGCGTGAATGGAAGAATTTGCTCTCCTGTGGATGGAGGAGAATCTGGAGGCTATAAGTTCCGGCGAGTGGCCTCGAAGATGGTGGTTTCATTTAGCTCCCAGGACCCGGAGAATCCTGTCAATTGGTCAATG AGAAAGAAACTGTTTGTTCTGACATCTGGAGTCTTGGGGGTCCTTAACAGTACCCTGGGGAGCTCTCTCCCCAGTGGCGCAGTGCTCTATATCGCACGGGACTTCGGGATCGAAGGTAGTGAGCAACTGGCCCTGCCCATCTCTATGTTCCTCATTGGTTACGTTGTTGGTCCTATCATATGTGGCTCGTTATCTGAAGCTTATGGACGAAAGCCGATTATTGTCGGTGGATTCATGGGCTTCATGGCATTCACACTTGCGTGCGCCGTGTGCCAGAATTGGGCTTCACTTTTGGTGTTGAGGCTCCTTGTCGGGGTGGTGGCATCCGCCCCAGTGGCCGTGGTTGGCGGCTTGTTTGCCGATATACACGATGATCCGAGGGAGCGCGGGCGAGTAATGGCATATTTCATGGCT GCGACGACGATTGGACCTGTTGCCGCTCCGTTTATCAGCGGATATGTCGCCGTGGTTAGTTGGAGGTGGGCTTTCTGGGTAGGGCTAATATTCGCGGGGATCACTCTTCCGTTCGTGGTATTCATGCCTGAAACATATGCTCCGATATTACTTCAAAGAAGAGCGAAGAAATTGCGTCAAGAGACTGGAAACAATAACATCGTTGCCCCAATTGACCTCGAAAAGCGAGACTTGAAAGCCACGCTAACGGTAACCTTAACACGCCCGATACGGATGCTAGTCTACGAATCCATTGTTCTATTTAGTTGTTTGTATCTTGCGATGGTATATGctatttttttccttttcttccagGCATATCCGGTAATATTTCAAG GAATTTATCACATGTCCCCTGGTGAATCTGGATTGATGTATCTGATGA TTGGTGGAGGCGCTTTTATTTCTCTGGGTATCTTTCTGTGGTGGGATAGTATTCTTTATAAAGCAAAGGCCCGAGGTGCGAGCTGGGCCGCAGTCGAAGAATATAGACGTCTTCCGCTAGCATGCCTAGGCGGACCATTATATGTCATCGCCCTATTTTGGCTCGGCTGGACAGCAAAGCCAGAGATTCACTGGGTTGTTCCGGCACTGTCCGGCATCCCTTTTGGCATGGGctttctgctgatcttcaTGGCGattctgaattatatctCTGACGCGTACGAAACCTTTTCTGCCAGTGCACAGTCTGCAGCGAGCTGTACCCGGAGCATATTTGGCGCCGCTCTTCCTATCGCAGCCGTCCCGATGTTCAACAAGCTGGGCCCCAACTGGTCATGTAGCCTGTTGGCGTTCTGTAGCCTGGTGATGTCGGTGATTCCGTTTACGTATATCAAATATGGGACGCGGATTCGAGCGAATAGCAAGTTTTGTCAGCATCTGAAGGAGTTAAAGGAGCAGcggagaagagaagaggaggatgaagCAAGATGTGACAGGGCCAAAAATGACGAGAAAGCTTTGTCGTTGGATGCAGTGGAGAAAGTACTATAG
- a CDS encoding uncharacterized protein (EggNog:ENOG410PFM9~COG:Q~BUSCO:9340at33183) — protein sequence MGDTMRAVDVKGGTGPASALFINPSVPKPKPSATECLVRVKAFGLNRADTLQRQGNYPPLPGITNILGLEVSGVVEEVGAGQGEDAPVWNAGDEVFGLLYGGGYAEYVVVDKKMLIKKPKDWNWEYAAGLCEVWFTALQALYLVGGYDSQRTRSILWHAGASSVSIAGIQLSRNANHSLDSATTAQNLPSAPKVFATSRTDAKCTFCIENLHCTGAVNTNNPNWVEEIKKQNDGNGIDLVIDFVGASYFQSNLDVLGQDGRVVILGLMGGVILPDKVNIAPLLRKRARVEGSTLRSRDLEYQVRLRDLFVEKVMPGLIDGTYTHHTEKVFDWADVGLAHQMMERNETKGKLICIIGST from the exons ATGGGAGATACAATGCGAGCTGTTG ACGTCAAGGGTGGTACGGGCCCAGCCTCTGCCCTCTTCATCAATCCTTCTGTTCCCAAACCGAAACCTTCCGCTACGGAATGCCTCGTTCGTGTCAAGGCGTTTGGCCTAAACAGAGCCGATACGCTTCAACGACAAGGCAATTATCCGCCCCTGCCTGGTATTACTAATATCCTAGGTTTGGAGGTCAGTGGTGTTGTAGAAGAAGTCGGCGCTGGGCAAGGAGAGGATGCTCCAGTGTGGAACGCGGGAGACGAGGTGTTTGGCCTACTGTACGGCGGTGGATATGCGGAGTATGTGGTCGTTGATAAAAAGATGCTGATTAAAAAGCCAAAAGATTGGAATTGGGAATACGCTGCGGGGTTGTGTGAAGTGTGGTTCACGGCCCTTCAAGCGCTCTATCTCGTCGGTGGTTACGATTCTCAGCGGACGCGCTCCATCTTATGGCACGCGGGCGCCTCCTCTGTTTCTATCGCAGGCATCCAGCTCTCCAGAAACGCTAACCATAGCTTGGACAGCGCGACTACGGCTCAGAATCTGCCATCGGCACCAAAAGTGTTCGCTACATCCCGGACGGATGCCAAATGCACTTTCTGCATTGAAAATCTACACTGCACCGGTGCAGTGAACACCAACAATCCCAACTGGGttgaagagatcaagaaacaaAACGACGGTAACGGTATCGATCTTGTGATAGACTTTGTGGGAGCCTCGTATTTTCAATCAAATCTTGACGTCTTGGGTCAAGATGGTCGAGTCGTCATACTCGGACTTATGGGCGGTGTGATTCTGCCAGACAAAGTTAACATCGCCCCGCTCTTGAGGAAGAGGGCTAGGGTTGAAGGAAGCACCCTTCGATCAAGAGATTTGGAATATCAGGTTCGATTGAGAGATTTATTTGTGGAAAAGGTCATGCCAGGCCTCATCGATGGGACATACACACATCATACGGAGAAAGTGTTTGACTGGGCCGATGTCGGGCTTGCGCATCAGATGATGGAGCGGAATGAAACAAAGGGAAAGCTGATTTGTATTATTGGGTCGACCTGA
- a CDS encoding uncharacterized protein (EggNog:ENOG410PMJG~COG:E~TransMembrane:9 (n22-35c53/54o77-103i115-137o143-164i223-245o273-299i320-341o347-369i389-408o420-441i)) has product MSSWETMALNLTAVFTNGGPQALAWGILVVVSGALAQSASLAEMAAMQPIAGAQYHWTHHLAPPRQRRFITWMQGWITWFAWVSLLAGVANTTANMIQGLAIINYPNYQPERWHLTMIMFAMLIIEGLMNMYTFWLIPWVELLAGILHIVLFIVFVVVLVCLAPRHTADFVFAKGASASGWNNRYVSWNLGLLTPTWGFVGFDGAVHMSEEVRRAKKAMPRSIFWTVATNGVLAYAIIIVILFTMGPLENALQSSFPIIEICRQATGSVRAATAMVCGLLVISLAVNLASIASASRLTWAWSRDGALPSWFSYIDRKHCVPVRAVWLPIAIVMVLACLNIASVTAFGAFIALSSIGLFTSYLIAIGCMVHARFFQTHTLQFGEWNMGRLGLPVNIFAICYTIYVIIWLPFPSLLPVTGENMNYCLPIFAASTLFALSLWFLRAKKHWGGLNKEVIRLVVEGGELNLK; this is encoded by the exons ATGTCCAGTTGGGAGACAATGGCTCT CAATTTGACGGCTGTGTTCACAAATGGAGGTCCGCAAGCGTTGGCTTGGGGTATCCTCGTTGTGGTTTCCGGAGCTCTAGCGCAATCTGCTTCTCTCGCGGAAATGGCTGCCATGCAACCAATTGCCGGTGCACAGTATCACTGGACTCACCACTTGGCGCCACCGCGTCAAAGAAGGTTCATCACCTGGATGCAAG GCTGGATTACGTGGTTCGCCTGGGTCTCTCTCCTCGCTGGCGTCGCAAACACTACAGCAAACATGATCCAGGGTTTAGCCATCATCAACTACCCGAACTATCAACCAGAGAGATGGCATCTTACCATGATCATGTTTGCGATGCTTATCATCGAGGGGTTGATGAATATGTACACTTTCTGGCTTATTCCGTGggttgaattgctggctgGTATATTGCATATCGTCCTTTTTATCGtcttcgtcgtcgtcctGGTGTGTCTTGCACCCCGTCATACAGCCGACTTCGTATTCGCCAAGGGAGCGTCAGCTTCGGGATGGAATAACAGATACGTTTCGTGGAACCTGGGACTTCTCACTCCAACCTGGGGCTTTGTTG GTTTCGATGGCGCCGTCCATATGAGTGAAGAAGTCCGACGTGCCAAGAAAGCCATGCCACGGTCCATCTTCTGGACTGTTGCGACAAACGGGGTCCTCGCTTATGCCATTATCATCGTGATCCTGTTTACTATGGGTCCCCTGGAAAACGCATTGCAATCAAGCTTCCCTATCATTGAGATCTGCCGCCAGGCGACAGGCTCTGTCAGGGCCGCCACCGCTATGGTGTGTGGGCTATTGGTTATATCGCTAGCTGTTAACCTTGCTAGCATTGCATCCGCATCACGGTTAACATGGGCATGGTCTCGAGACGGTGCCCTCCCGAGTTGGTTCTCATAT ATTGATCGCAAACACTGCGTTCCCGTTCGAGCGGTCTGGCTCCCGATTGCCATTGTGATGGTTCTCGCGTGCCTAAATATTGCCAGCGTAACCGCTTTCGGTGCGTTTATTGCCCTATCCTCTATAGGCCTATTCACTTCCTACCTAATTGCTATTGGATGCATGGTCCACGCACGGTTCTTCCAAACACACACGCTGCAATTTGGCGAGTGGAATATGGGCAGGCTTGGATTACCAGTGAATATCTTTGCTATATGTTACACCATCTACGTCATCATCTGGCTTCCGTTCCCATCCCTCCTGCCGGTCACCGGGGAAAATATGAATTACTGTCTCCCAATTTTTGCTGCAAGCACGCTTTTTGCATTGTCGCTATGGTTTTTGCGGGCTAAGAAGCATTGGGGAGGACTAAATAAAGAGGTTATCCGCCTTGTGGTTGAAGGAGGGGAACTCAACCTTAAATGA
- a CDS encoding uncharacterized protein (EggNog:ENOG410PWFX~TransMembrane:7 (o23-46i58-78o107-126i133-157o177-202i214-235o255-273i)), producing MSNSDQDILLPPLLPITPNDNSGYVVVTSVLLIILTLLVVGVAFVSRTKIVGRLLMSDWLLFLATIIFLVEGVCMRYACLNGLGRHRNALSGASFEQYSKHLYASQILAHVSLTCTKLSMVVLIISIKPFHKFLLACYGVLGFIYLWGIIGVFTLSFQCDRPRPWDFTPGRCLNQQALHVSLGVGSIIIDVATVILPCFIVWRVQLSFKKRMTVAALFGTRIFVAVFTAISLAKIQPFFKSNPTDQPWHAVTPSIWLQVNLCLSIVTASIPGLKRVLADLRTGLMAGAVPEFYELSVSGGAGESYTSGTHSGSSNPRTGVKREHPCENLLHFANDDSRIGKYASYGHNSKINNPRKPKDRRKTGLMSRGNNEPRSPSAENLTDNGIIQTREYEVRYESSRDEGKRAKLLASQ from the exons ATGTCAAACAGTGATCAGGATATCCTACTGCCACCTCTTTTGCCCATCACTCCTAACGATAATAGCGGATATGTTGTCGTTACAAGCGTTCTTCTCATAATATTGACCCTGCTGGTGGTCGGAGTAGCGTTTGTTTCACGAACCAAAATTGTCGGCCGGCTTTTGATGAGTGACTGGCTCCTGTTCCTGGCGACA ATAATATTTCTTGTCGAAGGTGTATGTATGAGATATGCCTGCTTGAATGGACTTGGGCGCCATAGGAACGCTCTTAGTGGCGCTTCCTTTGAACAGTACAGTAAA CATCTTTATGCCAGTCAGATTCTCGCACATGTCTCCTTGACATGCACCAAGCTGTCTATGGTCGTTCTTATCATCTCCATCAAGCCATTCCATAAATTTCTCCTCGCATGCTATGGGGTGTTGGGGTTTATCTACCTTTGGGGCATTATTGGCGTTTTCACCCTTTCATTCCAATGTGATCGGCCAAGGCCCTGGGACTTTACACCAGGCCGGTGTTTGAATCAACAAGCCCTACATGTTAGCCTTGGTGTTGGCAGCATCATCATCGACGTTGCGACAGTCATCTTGCCCTGTTTCATTGTATGGAGAGTGCAGCTTTCCTTTAAGAAACGCATGACAGTCGCTGCTCTTTTCGGGACCCGAATATT TGTCGCAGTATTCACTGCAATATCCTTGGCCAAAATACAACCTTTTTTCAAGTCTAACCCTACCGATCAACCATGGCACGCTGTCACACCATCGATATGGCTTCAAGTCAACCTGTGCCTCTCCATCGTCACCGCCAGTATTCCTGGCCTCAAACGCGTCCTTGCTGATCTCCGAACGGGACTTATGGCCGGTGCCGTCCCCGAATTCTATGAACTCTCCGTCTCCGGTGGTGCAGGCGAGAGTTATACTTCCGGCACCCACAGTGGAAGCTCAAACCCTAGAACCGGTGTCAAAAGGGAACATCCCTGTGAAAATCTCCTTCACTTTGCAAACGACGACTCGCGGATCGGGAAATATGCTTCATACGGTCACAATAGTAAGATAAACAACCCGAGAAAGCCGAAGGACCGGCGGAAGACAGGGTTAATGAGTAGGGGGAATAATGAACCGAGGAGCCCCAGCGCGGAAAATTTGACTGACAATGGTATTATTCAAACTAGGGAATACGAAGTAAGGTATGAAAGCAGTCGAGATGAGGGAAAGAGAGCCAAGTTGCTCGCCAGTCAGTGA